Proteins from a genomic interval of Thermoanaerobacterium thermosaccharolyticum DSM 571:
- the lpdA gene encoding dihydrolipoyl dehydrogenase, giving the protein MNIEVKVPTEEVSQESTLNNTGVYNNEAKEYDLAVIGGGPGGYVAAIKAAKKGAKVALFEKDRLGGTCLNRGCIPTKAYARVAEVYDIIKRADEFGFDVDVKLFDYKKVVERKDNIVNELVSGINTLLKANGVDLYSEEAKIDKDKNILFGENKIKAKNIIIATGSEPAELPIEGVKSENVINSNDILEITALPESMCVIGGGVIGMEFAFIMNQFGVEVSVVEMMPNILPSLDREVSNVIKSEARKKGIKVYTSSKVEKIFDEENGGSIVTISKNNETKCIYADKVFISIGRKLNTDVGPISELLEFDGKAIKVDEYLRTNVDNVYAIGDVTNKMMLAHVASAQGEAAVDNIFGDNVALDYMKIPAAVFTEPEIGYFGYTEEEAKSKFENVKVGKFYFAANGRAKTYGETKGFAKIISSEDGDVLGAWVVGSDASEIAQIISTSRQSGANAEELKKAIYTHPTRSETIMEAVKDIFKESIHKV; this is encoded by the coding sequence ATGAATATAGAAGTAAAAGTACCGACTGAGGAAGTCTCTCAAGAATCAACTTTAAATAACACTGGTGTATATAATAACGAAGCAAAAGAATACGATTTAGCTGTTATAGGTGGTGGCCCTGGAGGATATGTAGCAGCTATAAAGGCTGCAAAAAAGGGTGCAAAAGTTGCACTTTTTGAAAAAGACAGATTGGGCGGTACATGTTTAAACAGAGGTTGTATACCCACAAAAGCCTATGCAAGAGTTGCGGAAGTTTATGACATTATAAAGAGAGCAGATGAATTTGGATTTGATGTAGATGTGAAGTTATTTGACTATAAAAAAGTAGTGGAAAGAAAAGATAATATAGTTAACGAGCTTGTATCTGGGATAAATACATTGCTTAAAGCTAATGGTGTTGATTTGTATTCTGAGGAAGCAAAAATTGACAAAGATAAAAATATATTGTTCGGAGAAAATAAGATAAAAGCGAAAAATATAATAATTGCGACAGGTTCAGAACCTGCAGAATTGCCAATTGAGGGTGTGAAGTCAGAGAATGTCATAAATAGCAATGATATTTTAGAGATTACAGCATTACCTGAAAGTATGTGCGTAATAGGCGGTGGTGTAATAGGCATGGAATTCGCCTTTATAATGAATCAGTTTGGTGTAGAAGTATCTGTGGTAGAAATGATGCCAAACATCCTGCCATCTTTAGATAGAGAGGTTAGCAATGTCATAAAATCTGAAGCACGAAAAAAGGGAATAAAAGTTTACACATCTTCAAAAGTTGAGAAAATCTTTGACGAAGAAAATGGTGGAAGCATAGTAACAATTTCTAAAAATAACGAAACGAAGTGCATATATGCTGACAAAGTATTTATTTCCATTGGAAGAAAGCTAAATACGGATGTTGGTCCCATTTCAGAGCTTTTAGAATTCGACGGAAAAGCTATCAAAGTTGATGAATACTTAAGGACAAATGTGGATAATGTCTATGCCATTGGCGATGTGACGAATAAAATGATGCTGGCACATGTGGCATCGGCACAAGGGGAAGCAGCAGTTGACAATATTTTTGGAGACAATGTTGCTCTTGATTATATGAAAATACCTGCTGCTGTATTTACAGAGCCTGAGATAGGTTATTTCGGCTATACGGAGGAAGAGGCTAAGAGCAAATTTGAAAATGTAAAAGTGGGTAAATTTTACTTTGCAGCTAATGGCAGAGCAAAGACGTACGGTGAAACAAAAGGTTTTGCCAAGATCATATCTTCTGAAGATGGAGATGTTTTAGGAGCGTGGGTTGTCGGAAGCGATGCATCTGAAATTGCTCAGATAATATCTACTTCACGTCAAAGTGGTGCAAACGCAGAAGAATTGAAAAAAGCAATTTATACACATCCTACAAGAAGTGAAACTATAATGGAGGCAGTAAAAGACATTTTTAAAGAATCGATTCACAAAGTGTAA
- a CDS encoding lipoate--protein ligase, whose amino-acid sequence MIYIYNRITDPYFNLASEEYILKEFKDDCFMLWRNEPSIIVGKNQNALAEINLDYVKEHNIPVVRRLSGGGAVFHDLGNVNFTFIVNDDLNRFNDFRRFTQPIIDVLRKLSLNAEFSGRNDITIDGKKISGNAQYYYKNRILHHGTLLVSSNMADLSAALKVRPIKFEDKGVKSVSKRVTNINEHLKEPIGIEEFINLIMNDIRERTGGSGLYEFTGEDIKNIEKLKNEKYSTWEWNFGMSPDYSLKNEKKFLGGTLEVVLNVENGIIKDMKIYGDFFGKKDVKDIEEILKGVKHSESGVRDALSSVDINEYFANISLENLIDVLF is encoded by the coding sequence ATGATATATATTTATAATAGAATTACGGATCCGTATTTTAATTTAGCTTCTGAAGAATACATATTAAAGGAATTCAAAGATGATTGTTTTATGCTTTGGAGGAATGAGCCAAGCATAATAGTTGGCAAAAACCAGAATGCTTTGGCTGAGATTAACCTTGACTACGTTAAAGAGCACAATATACCTGTTGTAAGAAGGTTATCAGGAGGTGGAGCGGTATTTCACGATTTAGGCAATGTGAATTTTACTTTTATTGTAAACGATGATTTGAATAGATTTAATGATTTTAGAAGATTTACACAACCTATTATTGATGTTCTAAGAAAGCTATCATTAAATGCTGAATTTTCTGGCAGAAATGATATAACGATTGATGGTAAAAAAATATCAGGCAATGCGCAGTACTATTATAAAAACAGGATACTTCATCACGGAACACTGCTGGTGTCGTCAAATATGGCAGATCTATCAGCGGCATTAAAGGTGAGACCTATAAAATTTGAAGACAAAGGCGTGAAGTCTGTATCTAAAAGAGTGACAAACATAAATGAACATTTAAAAGAGCCTATTGGTATTGAGGAATTTATAAATCTTATTATGAATGACATACGGGAGCGTACAGGTGGAAGTGGGCTGTATGAATTTACAGGCGAAGATATAAAAAATATAGAAAAACTTAAAAATGAAAAGTATAGCACATGGGAATGGAATTTTGGCATGTCACCAGATTATAGCTTAAAAAACGAGAAAAAATTTTTAGGTGGCACGTTGGAAGTAGTTCTAAATGTAGAAAATGGGATAATAAAAGATATGAAGATATACGGTGATTTCTTTGGCAAAAAAGATGTAAAAGATATTGAAGAGATTTTAAAAGGAGTAAAACATTCAGAAAGCGGTGTGAGAGATGCATTGTCTTCTGTTGATATTAATGAATATTTTGCCAATATTAGCTTAGAAAACTTGATAGATGTATTGTTTTAA
- a CDS encoding S1C family serine protease has product MEFNHDFENYSMPEDGLKNNRKSLGKMVKRYRRKMFLSFVVVALVAALIGGAAGAGIMRYVSTGQTQVVNRYLPLSSDNNNFDLITNIVKAVSPSVVGIDTYTNGYGAYGNSYVQEGSGSGIIIDSQGHIVTNNHVVDGASKITVNLSDGRKFPAQLVGKDAKTDLAVLKINATNLTPAKLGDSSKLEVGELAVAIGNPLGDSFAGTATAGIISGLNRNLQSDYGPVNLIQTDAAINPGNSGGPLVNSIGEVIGITSIKLTSTGSSSTQDPFGLFQSQSVTLEGMGFAIPINEAKPIIDDLIKNGYVERPVMGVSVQQITKQLARQYNIPVGLYIAQVQQGSGADAAGLQAGDIITAVDGTNVTTFNQLENILNKHNVGDIISVTIWRNSKTITVNVKLMSSSSVQ; this is encoded by the coding sequence ATGGAGTTCAATCATGATTTTGAAAATTATAGTATGCCTGAAGATGGATTAAAAAACAATAGAAAGAGTTTGGGCAAGATGGTAAAAAGATATAGAAGAAAGATGTTTTTATCTTTTGTGGTTGTTGCGCTTGTGGCAGCTTTAATAGGTGGTGCTGCCGGGGCTGGAATTATGAGATACGTAAGTACAGGACAAACACAAGTAGTAAATAGATATTTGCCATTGTCATCTGACAACAATAATTTCGATCTGATTACAAATATAGTAAAGGCTGTAAGCCCATCTGTGGTCGGTATCGATACATATACGAATGGATACGGAGCTTATGGAAACTCTTATGTACAGGAAGGCAGCGGCTCTGGTATAATAATCGATTCACAAGGCCATATAGTTACTAATAATCATGTTGTAGACGGTGCATCTAAAATAACTGTAAACTTGTCTGATGGCAGAAAGTTTCCTGCACAATTGGTTGGCAAAGATGCAAAAACGGATCTTGCAGTCTTAAAGATAAATGCTACTAATTTGACGCCTGCAAAATTAGGTGATTCATCAAAGCTAGAAGTAGGAGAACTGGCTGTAGCCATAGGGAATCCTCTAGGTGATAGCTTTGCTGGAACTGCTACAGCAGGTATAATAAGTGGATTAAATCGAAACCTGCAAAGTGATTATGGCCCAGTTAATCTTATACAAACAGATGCTGCTATAAACCCTGGAAATAGCGGAGGACCACTTGTAAATAGCATCGGTGAAGTAATTGGCATAACAAGCATAAAGCTTACATCAACAGGTAGTTCAAGTACGCAAGATCCATTTGGCTTATTTCAAAGTCAAAGCGTAACTTTGGAAGGAATGGGATTTGCTATTCCTATCAATGAAGCTAAACCAATTATCGATGATCTTATAAAAAATGGTTACGTAGAAAGACCTGTAATGGGAGTAAGTGTGCAACAAATAACTAAGCAACTAGCACGTCAGTATAATATACCTGTTGGCCTTTACATTGCACAAGTCCAGCAAGGAAGTGGTGCTGATGCTGCAGGCCTTCAAGCTGGAGACATAATAACTGCTGTTGATGGAACAAATGTAACTACGTTTAATCAGCTTGAAAATATATTAAATAAGCACAATGTAGGCGACATAATAAGTGTCACAATATGGAGAAATAGCAAAACAATTACAGTTAATGTAAAGTTGATGAGCAGCTCTAGCGTACAGTGA
- a CDS encoding DUF1847 domain-containing protein, translating into MNSIFSCAVCPNKPCAKGDDNFPKNCPTVMEKEIIEKSIERYNVDENINKIMKIANKLPVTEDGELRSRAEEIIDLVKQMNIKKIGVAFCYSLEKEAKKFVKMLENYDITVVPVCCKVGSVDVKEIGIEKKRDKFIATCNPLTQAEIMNKENTELNVVVGLCVGHDMIFNKNSETYVTTLIAKDRKYAHCPAKAFEE; encoded by the coding sequence ATGAATTCAATATTTTCTTGTGCAGTATGTCCTAATAAGCCTTGTGCAAAAGGTGATGATAATTTTCCTAAGAATTGCCCTACAGTTATGGAAAAAGAAATCATTGAAAAGTCGATAGAGAGATATAATGTTGATGAGAATATAAATAAAATTATGAAAATCGCCAATAAATTGCCTGTAACTGAAGATGGAGAGTTAAGAAGCAGAGCAGAAGAAATAATTGATTTAGTAAAGCAAATGAATATAAAAAAGATAGGTGTCGCTTTTTGCTATTCCCTAGAGAAAGAAGCAAAAAAATTTGTAAAGATGCTAGAGAATTATGACATTACGGTAGTGCCTGTATGTTGCAAAGTAGGTTCTGTTGACGTAAAAGAAATAGGAATTGAGAAAAAAAGAGACAAATTCATTGCCACATGTAATCCACTTACACAAGCTGAAATAATGAATAAAGAAAACACAGAATTAAATGTTGTGGTAGGATTATGCGTAGGGCACGATATGATTTTTAACAAAAATTCGGAAACTTATGTGACAACCCTTATTGCTAAAGACAGAAAATATGCCCATTGTCCTGCGAAAGCTTTTGAAGAATAA
- a CDS encoding sensor histidine kinase produces the protein MRGIRKKLFITYLIITGIIFLLFYLSQVVFIGKIYTYYKINQLKNYSLKIANALAKNDDKTANELMEESNSKVIVVTDTGNLIFGTHGNGQGYGIGLPKTYLNTDEKLSVVEFTHPSIGVKSLAVIRAFLYNKQNAKLVLTIPLSTITDTTVIFKSEFLLMLLICIVVIIIMSIVMSKKLTKPIDDLKYAAQNIASGNLDVKLDVNTNDELEDLAMSMNSMAENLSKAEKFKRDLIANITHDLKTPLGLIKGYCEMLLDFYGEDKEKRNKYLNAALNEVDRMSKMIDDVLSLSKFQSGLVKLKISSFNLKSLVDDVVLSFEPLLHGKNINIVMENLDVIVNGDAELIRRVIMNLLSNSIKSISKSGLITISAILENNHVKVIVSDTGKGIKREELPNVFKKFYKGDKSGIGLGLAIVKEILDLHGSEYYIESEINKGTLFYFTLNKADI, from the coding sequence ATGAGAGGCATCAGAAAAAAGCTTTTTATTACGTATTTGATTATAACAGGAATAATTTTTTTATTGTTTTACTTGTCTCAAGTTGTTTTTATAGGTAAAATATACACTTATTATAAAATAAATCAGCTAAAAAACTATAGCTTAAAAATTGCCAATGCGCTAGCCAAAAACGATGATAAAACTGCTAATGAGCTTATGGAAGAATCCAATTCAAAAGTAATTGTAGTAACTGATACAGGCAACTTGATTTTTGGAACACATGGAAACGGACAAGGCTATGGAATAGGGTTGCCAAAAACTTACCTAAATACTGATGAAAAATTAAGTGTCGTAGAATTTACGCATCCATCAATTGGTGTAAAATCTCTTGCAGTCATAAGAGCATTTTTATACAATAAACAAAACGCAAAACTGGTATTGACTATTCCTTTATCGACTATTACTGATACTACCGTGATATTTAAAAGTGAATTTCTTTTGATGCTACTAATATGTATTGTTGTAATAATCATTATGTCAATTGTCATGTCAAAAAAGTTAACAAAGCCCATTGATGATTTAAAATATGCGGCGCAAAATATAGCGTCGGGAAACCTTGATGTGAAATTAGATGTAAATACAAATGATGAATTAGAAGATCTTGCAATGTCGATGAATAGCATGGCAGAAAATCTTAGTAAAGCAGAAAAATTTAAAAGAGATTTAATCGCAAATATCACTCATGATCTTAAGACGCCTCTTGGGCTTATAAAAGGATACTGTGAAATGCTATTAGACTTTTATGGTGAAGATAAAGAAAAAAGAAATAAATATTTAAATGCTGCATTAAATGAAGTCGATCGAATGTCAAAAATGATAGATGATGTTTTGTCATTATCAAAATTTCAATCAGGCTTAGTGAAACTAAAGATATCGTCTTTTAATTTAAAGAGTCTAGTTGACGATGTGGTTTTAAGCTTTGAACCATTGCTGCATGGCAAAAATATAAATATTGTCATGGAGAATCTTGATGTTATTGTAAACGGAGACGCTGAATTGATTAGAAGGGTTATAATGAATCTTTTAAGTAATTCTATAAAAAGCATTAGTAAATCAGGTTTAATTACTATTTCTGCGATATTAGAAAACAATCATGTAAAAGTCATCGTATCAGATACGGGTAAAGGTATAAAAAGAGAGGAACTTCCGAATGTTTTTAAGAAGTTTTATAAAGGTGATAAATCAGGTATAGGGTTAGGGCTTGCAATAGTAAAAGAAATATTGGATTTGCATGGCAGTGAATATTATATAGAGAGCGAGATAAATAAAGGTACTTTGTTTTATTTTACACTAAATAAAGCAGATATTTAA
- a CDS encoding response regulator transcription factor yields MAKVLVIEDEEGMRDILKTYLEKNNFDAFFAEDGNTGIDMFKNNSFDIVLLDVMLPDMSGWNVLKTIRESSKIPVMMITARSEEYDRLLGFELGADDYVVKPFSPREVVARIKAILSRSKWAESDNLISFSGITIDTDSRVVKVDGKKIDLTPKEFDLLSLLAQNMGKALSREKCLNVVWGYEFFGDLRTVDTHIKQLREKLGDKRDIIKTVWGYGYKLGGD; encoded by the coding sequence ATGGCAAAGGTGTTAGTCATTGAAGATGAGGAGGGAATGAGAGATATTTTAAAAACTTACTTAGAGAAAAATAATTTTGATGCGTTCTTTGCTGAAGATGGCAATACAGGAATAGATATGTTTAAAAATAACTCATTTGATATAGTTTTGTTGGATGTAATGTTGCCAGATATGAGTGGATGGAATGTTTTAAAGACAATAAGAGAATCATCTAAAATACCTGTAATGATGATAACCGCCCGCAGTGAAGAGTATGACAGGCTTCTAGGTTTTGAACTTGGTGCTGACGATTATGTAGTTAAACCATTTAGCCCTAGAGAAGTTGTTGCAAGGATAAAAGCTATTTTGTCGAGATCTAAATGGGCTGAATCGGATAATTTAATATCTTTTTCAGGTATTACTATTGACACTGATTCAAGAGTTGTTAAAGTTGATGGAAAGAAAATAGACCTTACTCCAAAAGAATTTGATCTTTTAAGTTTGCTTGCACAAAACATGGGTAAGGCATTAAGCCGTGAAAAATGCCTTAATGTTGTTTGGGGATATGAATTTTTCGGTGATTTAAGGACAGTTGATACACATATAAAACAGTTGAGAGAAAAACTTGGTGATAAAAGAGATATTATAAAAACAGTATGGGGTTATGGATACAAATTAGGTGGTGATTGA
- a CDS encoding MFS transporter gives MQKSKREIVISNIVLIGMVSLFIDMSTEMVYPIIPLFLTATLGASPAIVGIIEGIAESIASLLKVFSGYIGDKYRNKKVLTFIGYLASVVYKILLLLASSWVGVLIARIIDRTGKGIRTAPRDALVAQSSDKGKLGGSFGLHKMLDMAGSSIGAFLAFIMVTVGLKYSAAFMWSIIPAVLGIMIIPFIKEDRSKEQKSEKMTFRGLKLNWKLKLYLAVMFIFNLGNSSNTFLLLKAQDSGFSSSHVMMLYLIFNVSASLLAIPSGKLSDKFGRSLILVPGYIIYGLVYLGFAFFNSKILILILFIAYGAYTAFISGAERAFVAEVSPHGYKGTVLGIYGMIQGIGLLLASIIAGAMWDHISSEAPFIFGGILGIASAALISVILNSDRSLKDIKRETL, from the coding sequence ATGCAGAAATCTAAAAGGGAAATTGTGATTTCCAATATTGTCCTTATTGGTATGGTAAGCTTGTTTATTGATATGAGCACAGAAATGGTTTACCCGATTATTCCTCTCTTTCTCACTGCTACGCTTGGGGCTTCACCAGCAATCGTCGGAATTATCGAGGGTATTGCTGAAAGCATAGCATCATTATTAAAAGTGTTTAGCGGCTATATTGGTGATAAATATCGCAATAAGAAGGTATTGACATTTATTGGATATTTGGCTTCGGTAGTCTACAAGATACTTCTTCTTTTGGCAAGTTCATGGGTAGGCGTCTTAATAGCGAGAATAATCGATCGCACAGGAAAAGGGATTCGCACTGCACCGCGGGATGCACTTGTTGCGCAGTCCAGCGACAAAGGCAAGCTGGGTGGTTCTTTTGGACTACACAAAATGCTTGATATGGCAGGATCCTCTATAGGCGCCTTCCTTGCTTTTATCATGGTAACAGTTGGGCTAAAGTATAGTGCGGCATTTATGTGGTCGATTATTCCCGCTGTCCTTGGTATTATGATTATTCCATTTATTAAAGAGGACAGAAGCAAAGAACAAAAAAGTGAAAAGATGACATTCAGAGGATTAAAGTTAAATTGGAAATTAAAACTGTACCTTGCCGTTATGTTTATTTTCAACCTTGGGAATTCATCAAATACATTTCTTCTTCTGAAAGCTCAAGATTCCGGCTTTTCTTCATCACATGTCATGATGCTTTACCTTATTTTTAATGTTTCAGCTTCGCTACTTGCTATTCCATCCGGAAAGTTGTCAGACAAATTCGGGCGAAGCTTGATTTTGGTTCCGGGATACATCATTTATGGTCTTGTATATTTGGGATTTGCATTTTTTAATTCAAAAATTTTGATTTTGATTTTGTTTATTGCCTATGGCGCTTATACCGCATTTATAAGTGGTGCTGAACGGGCATTTGTAGCAGAAGTTTCTCCGCATGGATATAAAGGTACAGTCTTAGGCATTTATGGAATGATTCAAGGCATTGGGTTACTGCTGGCATCTATTATCGCTGGAGCAATGTGGGATCATATAAGTTCTGAAGCACCGTTTATATTTGGTGGAATTCTTGGGATTGCTTCTGCAGCTTTGATTTCAGTTATTTTAAATTCCGACCGCTCCTTAAAAGACATAAAAAGAGAAACGCTATAG
- a CDS encoding NifB/NifX family molybdenum-iron cluster-binding protein — MKIAVASDGRNVSMHFGHCEGFTIFDVEGDKIISANFVENPGHRPGYLPEFLRDKGVECIISGGMGSSAIDLFNSYGIDVITGASGDAEDVVKRYIDGTLISTGSACEKHEHEGHCED, encoded by the coding sequence ATGAAGATAGCAGTTGCTTCAGATGGAAGGAATGTTTCAATGCACTTTGGTCACTGTGAAGGATTTACAATTTTTGATGTGGAAGGAGATAAAATAATAAGTGCTAATTTTGTTGAAAATCCAGGACATAGACCAGGATATTTGCCTGAATTTTTAAGAGATAAAGGTGTTGAATGTATCATTTCTGGTGGAATGGGCTCAAGCGCAATAGATTTGTTCAATTCTTACGGCATTGATGTTATTACAGGCGCGTCTGGCGATGCTGAAGATGTTGTAAAGAGATATATTGATGGAACTTTGATATCTACAGGTAGTGCATGTGAAAAACATGAACATGAAGGTCACTGTGAGGATTAA
- the hydG gene encoding [FeFe] hydrogenase H-cluster radical SAM maturase HydG encodes MERQIADFIDDEKIKAALKYGENASKDEALKIIEKAKNLKGITTEEAAVLLNLDDDEILEEMYKVARYIKEQIYGNRIVIFAPLYISNYCVNNCRYCGYKHSNEQERKKLTMDEVRREIEILEEMGHKRLAVEAGEDPVNCPIDYVLDVIKTIYDTKLKNGSIRRVNVNIAATTVENYKKLKDVGIGTYVLFQETYHRPTYEFMHPTGPKHDYDYHTTAMDRAMEAGIDDVGLGVLYGLYDYKYETIALLYHANHLDEKFGVGPHTISVPRLRPALNITLDDYPYLVSDRDFKKLVAVIRLAVPYTGMILSTRELPEFREEVISVGISQISAGSCTGVGGYYEEISKKEETKPQFEVGDHRTPNEILRTLCEQHYLPSYCTACYRMGRTGDRFMSFAKSGQIHNFCLPNAILTFKEFLLDYGDEATKAIGEETIAANIENIPSEKVREETKKRLKRLENGERDLYF; translated from the coding sequence ATGGAAAGACAAATTGCAGATTTTATCGATGACGAAAAGATAAAAGCAGCTTTGAAGTATGGTGAAAATGCCTCGAAAGATGAAGCATTGAAGATTATTGAAAAAGCTAAAAATTTAAAAGGTATTACAACTGAAGAGGCTGCAGTGCTATTGAATTTAGACGATGATGAAATACTGGAGGAAATGTACAAAGTAGCAAGATATATTAAAGAACAGATTTACGGCAACAGAATAGTCATATTTGCACCACTTTACATTAGCAATTATTGCGTTAACAATTGCAGGTATTGCGGTTATAAACACTCTAATGAGCAAGAACGTAAGAAACTTACGATGGATGAGGTAAGACGTGAAATAGAGATATTGGAAGAGATGGGGCACAAAAGGCTTGCAGTTGAAGCAGGCGAAGATCCAGTAAATTGTCCTATTGATTATGTGCTTGATGTTATTAAGACTATTTATGATACAAAATTAAAGAATGGAAGTATTAGAAGGGTAAATGTAAACATAGCTGCTACCACTGTTGAAAACTATAAAAAGCTGAAAGATGTTGGCATCGGCACCTATGTACTATTCCAGGAAACATATCACAGACCTACATATGAATTTATGCATCCAACTGGTCCGAAACACGACTATGATTATCACACTACTGCGATGGACAGAGCAATGGAAGCAGGCATTGATGATGTAGGTTTGGGTGTTTTGTACGGCCTTTATGACTATAAGTATGAAACAATAGCTCTTCTGTATCATGCTAATCACCTTGATGAGAAATTTGGAGTTGGACCACATACAATATCTGTTCCAAGGCTTAGACCTGCTCTAAATATAACATTGGATGATTATCCATATCTTGTATCAGATAGAGATTTCAAAAAGCTAGTTGCTGTAATACGCTTAGCCGTACCATATACAGGTATGATTTTATCTACGAGAGAGCTTCCTGAATTTAGGGAAGAAGTAATAAGCGTAGGTATATCTCAGATAAGTGCAGGTTCTTGCACAGGAGTAGGTGGCTACTACGAAGAAATATCGAAAAAGGAAGAGACGAAACCGCAGTTTGAAGTTGGAGACCATAGAACTCCAAATGAGATATTAAGGACTCTTTGTGAGCAGCATTATTTACCAAGTTATTGTACAGCATGTTACAGGATGGGACGCACTGGCGATAGATTTATGAGCTTTGCTAAATCAGGGCAAATCCACAATTTCTGTTTGCCAAATGCGATACTTACATTTAAAGAGTTTCTTTTAGATTACGGTGATGAAGCGACTAAAGCTATAGGTGAGGAAACAATTGCAGCCAATATTGAAAATATTCCTTCTGAAAAAGTAAGAGAAGAGACTAAAAAAAGATTGAAACGCCTAGAAAATGGTGAAAGAGATTTGTACTTTTAA
- a CDS encoding YitT family protein, giving the protein MFASNKRLRSSLSIKNIIEILLGTFIYSIGINTFIVHAKLLSGGVSGISLIVQYLTGLPAGYTIFMLNIPLLIISYKKIGSRFTFYTILGTLSLSLFLILTQFLDKIINFDDPILLCLYGGVLTGAGMGIVFANHGSTGGLDIISVLMKKKHENFEIGKTNLYINFFIVLAGAIFIGLQSALYTLVSMSINSFVLDKTINGFNRRKMLFIITNEEEKISNAIMNDLKRGVTFIQAEGAYTKTNRRILYCVVSLSQIPYLKHLVYSIDSNAFISILDVSEVRGKGFMDDLF; this is encoded by the coding sequence ATGTTTGCTAGCAATAAAAGACTAAGAAGCAGTTTAAGTATAAAAAATATAATTGAAATACTTCTCGGTACTTTTATTTATTCAATTGGGATTAATACTTTTATTGTACATGCTAAACTCTTAAGCGGAGGTGTATCCGGCATCTCTTTGATTGTTCAATATCTGACAGGACTTCCGGCAGGTTATACAATTTTCATGCTCAATATACCATTACTTATTATAAGCTATAAAAAAATTGGTTCCAGATTTACTTTCTATACTATTTTAGGTACGCTATCACTTTCTTTATTTCTAATTTTAACTCAATTTCTTGATAAAATAATTAACTTTGATGACCCAATTTTACTATGTCTTTATGGTGGTGTACTTACAGGTGCTGGCATGGGAATAGTTTTTGCTAATCATGGCTCTACTGGCGGACTTGATATAATATCTGTATTGATGAAGAAAAAACATGAAAATTTTGAAATAGGTAAGACGAACTTATATATTAATTTTTTTATAGTCTTAGCTGGGGCTATATTTATAGGATTGCAAAGTGCTTTATATACACTTGTTTCAATGTCTATAAATTCATTTGTATTAGATAAAACAATTAATGGCTTTAACAGGCGAAAAATGCTCTTTATAATCACAAATGAAGAGGAAAAAATAAGCAATGCAATTATGAATGATTTAAAAAGAGGTGTTACATTTATTCAAGCTGAAGGTGCTTATACAAAGACAAATCGAAGAATACTGTATTGTGTTGTTTCACTGTCCCAGATTCCTTATCTTAAACATTTAGTTTACAGCATTGACAGCAATGCATTTATCTCAATTTTAGATGTTTCGGAAGTTAGAGGGAAAGGATTTATGGATGACTTATTTTAA
- a CDS encoding DUF5320 domain-containing protein, translating to MPRGNGTGPMGFGPMTGRGMGCCACYNVPGYMNGCGFGMHRGYRHMYYATGVPGWARFGYAKDEKSYLKAQAQYLEDQLKYIKDRLNDSEDTNDDDKKKE from the coding sequence ATGCCAAGAGGAAATGGAACAGGTCCGATGGGATTTGGACCAATGACAGGTAGAGGCATGGGTTGCTGTGCATGTTATAACGTACCTGGTTACATGAATGGATGTGGTTTTGGCATGCACAGGGGATATAGACATATGTATTATGCAACAGGAGTGCCAGGTTGGGCTAGATTTGGTTACGCTAAAGATGAAAAGTCATATTTAAAGGCACAGGCTCAATACCTTGAGGATCAACTAAAATATATAAAGGACAGACTTAATGATTCAGAAGACACCAATGATGATGACAAAAAGAAGGAATAA